The Desulfovibrio porci genome contains a region encoding:
- a CDS encoding SLC13 family permease, translating into MKRIAVFLSTIAVFLLPATAFAAVSPPQAVNMPHVYIVFGVLLAAAVLFFTEWIPLAVTSILVPCALSTLGVITVKEAWVSFGDTSILTIVGLFMLGEATFATGFAQRVATMIISKAGHSETRLLVFAILLIAFMSAFLNNAGVTAITLPMIISIARKAHLSPSRILLPTAYAASFGGCISLVGQAPSMVANGILAKMAPEYGQFAFFEFAWYGLPLTLISAVLFALFPRFLIPPAREDVAELKDVEVPDGGVHMWIAGGIYFLVIICMATGLVPLTSAAMLGAMLCILTRCMTLKQAQAGIDWTTVWLFAGMLSMSFAMNKSGAATLIADFVVSHVSDPYVLFCTLMLVTAVLTNIMSNTATTAIMVPLVIPIALGAHLSPLPFVMGIAMSAAACFMTPIATPSNTLVLRPGNYTFLDYVRYGFFWQIVAFALSLLIIPRVWPFLP; encoded by the coding sequence ATGAAAAGAATAGCTGTGTTTTTGTCCACCATTGCCGTGTTTCTGTTGCCCGCGACGGCTTTCGCCGCCGTTTCGCCGCCGCAAGCCGTCAACATGCCCCATGTCTATATTGTTTTCGGCGTACTTTTGGCGGCCGCGGTGCTTTTTTTCACGGAATGGATCCCCCTGGCCGTGACCTCCATCCTGGTGCCCTGCGCGCTTTCGACCCTGGGCGTCATCACGGTCAAGGAAGCCTGGGTCAGTTTCGGCGACACCAGCATCCTGACCATTGTGGGCCTGTTCATGCTGGGCGAGGCCACCTTCGCCACGGGCTTCGCCCAGCGCGTGGCGACCATGATCATCAGCAAGGCGGGGCACAGCGAAACCCGCCTTCTGGTCTTCGCCATTCTTCTCATCGCCTTCATGTCGGCCTTTCTGAACAATGCCGGCGTCACGGCCATCACCCTGCCCATGATCATTTCCATCGCCCGCAAGGCGCACCTCTCGCCTTCGCGCATCTTGCTGCCCACAGCCTACGCGGCCAGCTTCGGCGGCTGCATCTCGCTGGTGGGTCAGGCGCCGAGCATGGTGGCCAACGGCATCCTGGCCAAAATGGCGCCGGAATACGGCCAGTTCGCTTTTTTTGAATTCGCCTGGTACGGCCTGCCCCTGACCCTGATCAGCGCGGTTCTTTTCGCGCTGTTCCCCCGTTTTCTGATTCCGCCGGCCCGCGAGGACGTGGCCGAACTCAAGGATGTGGAGGTTCCCGACGGCGGCGTGCACATGTGGATCGCGGGCGGCATCTACTTTCTCGTCATCATCTGTATGGCCACGGGCCTGGTGCCGCTGACCTCCGCCGCCATGCTGGGAGCCATGCTCTGCATCCTGACCCGCTGCATGACCCTGAAGCAGGCCCAGGCCGGCATCGACTGGACCACTGTCTGGCTCTTCGCGGGCATGCTGTCCATGAGCTTCGCCATGAACAAATCCGGCGCGGCCACGCTGATTGCCGACTTTGTCGTCAGCCATGTGTCCGATCCCTATGTTCTCTTCTGCACCCTTATGCTGGTGACCGCCGTACTGACCAACATCATGTCCAACACGGCCACCACGGCCATCATGGTGCCCCTGGTCATACCCATAGCCCTGGGCGCGCATTTGAGCCCCCTGCCTTTCGTCATGGGCATCGCCATGAGCGCCGCCGCCTGCTTCATGACGCCCATCGCCACGCCCTCCAACACTCTGGTGCTGCGGCCCGGCAACTACACGTTCTTGGATTACGTGCGTTACGGATTTTTCTGGCAGATCGTGGCTTTTGCCCTTTCTCTGCTGATCATTCCGCGCGTCTGGCCGTTCCTGCCGTGA
- a CDS encoding sulfite exporter TauE/SafE family protein, with the protein MISSDIIIIAVVGFFSGLIKTGVGVGAGLFLLPTLALAFPAKTALGLGAPLMLVSDIIGLRYYWKQWLPRVELTRLFLAALPGLILGVLVLPLIPGAIFRTGVGVFGVLYALGLLWPRFPVAALLKKLFGGLTARHADKGAYIYGFLGGVATVLAHAGGLVWSLYLITAARDRRIFVGATIILFFVTNTCKTISYVCIDILGPDGLLKVIPAIPMILLGSYFGNIINKKCNYLLFRKIVLCFIFLTSISLCR; encoded by the coding sequence ATGATCTCTTCAGATATTATCATTATTGCCGTTGTCGGTTTCTTTTCCGGCCTCATCAAAACCGGTGTGGGCGTGGGGGCGGGCCTTTTCCTGCTGCCCACCCTGGCGCTGGCTTTTCCCGCGAAAACAGCTCTGGGTCTGGGCGCGCCCCTCATGCTCGTTTCAGACATTATCGGGCTGCGCTATTACTGGAAGCAGTGGCTGCCGCGCGTGGAGCTCACGCGGCTGTTTCTTGCCGCCCTGCCGGGCCTGATCCTGGGCGTGCTGGTGCTGCCCCTGATTCCCGGCGCGATCTTCCGCACGGGTGTGGGCGTCTTCGGCGTGCTTTACGCTCTCGGTCTGCTCTGGCCGCGCTTTCCCGTGGCCGCGCTGCTGAAAAAACTCTTCGGCGGACTCACTGCGCGCCATGCGGACAAGGGCGCGTACATCTACGGCTTTCTGGGCGGCGTCGCCACGGTGCTGGCCCATGCGGGCGGACTGGTCTGGTCCCTGTACCTGATTACGGCCGCGCGCGACCGCCGCATCTTTGTGGGCGCCACAATCATCCTCTTCTTTGTCACCAACACCTGCAAAACCATTTCCTATGTCTGCATCGACATTCTCGGTCCCGACGGACTGCTGAAAGTCATACCCGCCATTCCCATGATTCTTCTGGGATCTTATTTCGGCAATATCATCAACAAAAAATGCAATTATCTTTTATTCAGAAAAATCGTTCTCTGCTTCATATTCCTCACTTCCATCTCATTGTGCAGATAA
- a CDS encoding 2Fe-2S iron-sulfur cluster-binding protein, which produces MSIQRRILNINGIDREVVCDPEKDSLADAVRRLGLTGTKVGCGAGQCGSCTLLLDGKAVRSCTKKMKNV; this is translated from the coding sequence ATGTCGATTCAAAGAAGAATCCTGAACATCAACGGAATTGATCGGGAAGTCGTGTGCGACCCCGAGAAGGATTCTTTGGCCGATGCCGTGCGCCGTCTCGGACTGACCGGGACGAAAGTCGGATGCGGCGCGGGGCAGTGCGGCTCCTGCACGCTTTTGCTGGACGGGAAGGCCGTGCGCTCCTGCACGAAAAAAATGAAAAACGTCTAA
- a CDS encoding sigma-54-dependent Fis family transcriptional regulator — protein MSEQHDDAGLGNPLLAAARIIHRLSGLAPGNMDRSKLFSFLSNEFRVLFQYDRFSIFLYDAEREFLNSFTSADGTVVEMFSNTRIAHNTVAWQAIQSRKPVVINDLASLGWGGGASSLASAGLNATIALPLILNREVIGTLHVSFVRQPDNVAEVLNFLLELSPVLSLFLFVVLTEERRARAKAAQRAAQNSSDEADAAGAAPLENRLLETQDMARVMSVARKVAKLHIPVLIVGETGTGKSMLARWLHCHSPRREANFIKVNCPSLAPTLFESEMFGYAKGAFTGAYAKRIGRIEMAQNGTLFLDEIGELSPDMQSKLLQVMEENSFERVGEARSIGVDIRVLSATNIDLEKALAEGRLRRDLFYRLASVILRLPPLRRRKNDIPILVEYFIGQFAQQWDLRPPRLARNVLRELCDHDWPGNIRELRNVVSRILLHSLDGAVTESFVREALHEWETPAVLPLETDAPAAPMAGRVPLPAEDRPPCRSANPALPTLEENERAHILEALRLTGGRLSGPRGAAALLGVPRSTLQHRLRKLGITV, from the coding sequence ATGTCGGAGCAACATGATGACGCCGGTTTGGGGAATCCCTTGCTGGCCGCGGCCCGGATCATCCATCGCCTGTCCGGGCTGGCCCCGGGCAACATGGACCGCAGCAAGCTTTTTTCTTTTCTTTCCAATGAGTTCCGTGTCCTTTTCCAATATGATCGTTTCAGTATTTTTCTCTATGACGCCGAAAGGGAGTTCCTGAACTCCTTCACTTCGGCGGACGGCACGGTGGTGGAGATGTTCTCCAACACGCGCATCGCCCATAATACCGTGGCCTGGCAGGCCATTCAGAGCCGCAAACCCGTGGTTATCAACGATCTGGCCTCCCTGGGCTGGGGCGGCGGAGCTTCGTCCCTGGCTTCGGCGGGGCTCAACGCCACCATCGCCCTGCCCCTGATCCTGAACCGGGAGGTCATCGGCACCCTGCACGTCTCGTTTGTGCGCCAGCCGGATAATGTGGCGGAAGTGCTGAATTTTTTGCTGGAACTGAGTCCGGTGCTGAGTCTTTTTCTGTTTGTGGTGCTTACCGAGGAGCGCCGGGCCCGAGCCAAGGCGGCGCAGCGGGCGGCTCAAAACTCGTCGGACGAGGCGGACGCCGCCGGCGCGGCTCCGCTGGAGAACCGTCTGCTGGAAACCCAGGACATGGCGAGGGTCATGTCCGTGGCGCGCAAGGTGGCCAAGCTGCATATCCCGGTGCTGATCGTGGGCGAGACCGGCACGGGCAAGAGCATGCTGGCCCGCTGGCTGCACTGTCACAGCCCCCGGCGGGAGGCCAATTTCATCAAGGTGAACTGTCCGTCCCTGGCTCCGACCCTCTTTGAGAGCGAAATGTTCGGCTATGCCAAGGGCGCGTTCACCGGGGCCTATGCCAAGCGCATCGGCAGGATCGAAATGGCCCAGAACGGCACCCTGTTTCTGGATGAAATCGGCGAGCTTTCACCGGACATGCAGAGCAAGCTCCTCCAGGTCATGGAGGAAAATTCCTTTGAACGGGTGGGCGAGGCCCGTTCCATCGGCGTGGACATCCGCGTGCTCTCCGCCACCAATATTGATCTGGAAAAGGCCCTGGCCGAAGGGCGTCTGCGCCGCGATCTTTTTTACCGTCTGGCCTCGGTCATTCTGCGTCTGCCGCCGTTGCGCCGCCGCAAAAACGACATTCCCATTCTGGTGGAGTACTTCATCGGCCAGTTTGCCCAGCAGTGGGATCTGCGTCCGCCGCGTTTGGCCAGAAATGTGTTGCGCGAACTTTGCGATCACGACTGGCCGGGCAATATTCGTGAACTGCGCAACGTGGTCAGCCGGATTCTGCTGCATTCCCTGGACGGGGCCGTGACCGAAAGTTTTGTGCGCGAGGCTCTGCACGAGTGGGAGACGCCGGCCGTGCTGCCGCTGGAAACGGACGCCCCCGCCGCTCCGATGGCTGGCCGGGTCCCGCTTCCGGCTGAAGACCGTCCGCCGTGTCGGTCCGCAAACCCGGCCCTGCCCACGCTGGAGGAAAACGAGCGCGCCCATATTCTGGAGGCTCTGCGCCTGACCGGCGGGCGGCTGTCCGGCCCGCGCGGGGCAGCCGCCCTGCTGGGCGTGCCCCGCTCCACCCTGCAGCACCGCTTGCGCAAGCTGGGCATTACCGTGTAG